One Streptomyces sp. RPA4-2 genomic window carries:
- a CDS encoding GH92 family glycosyl hydrolase codes for MRFRPSTVLLAVALAAGGITPAVAATAAPSDVVRDPTTYVDPLIGTKNGGNVFPGAVVPFGMLSWSPENTRGDATRTAAPGGYQYDATRVRGFSLTHMSGTGCAGGSGDIPFFPYAGEVTSSPASDTKDAVYAADFAHADETAEPGHYKVGLSSGVTADLTATARTGSGRFTFPADKPASLLIRTANSEVGSTASDVRIDPATRTVSGSVTSGNFCGYLDPEGQRDYYTLYFTARFDRAFKTTGTWQDDRLSPGSTTASGGTGGFSDGGRPATGKGAGGYVQFAPGTGPVNVKVGISYVSQAGAAANLKAENPPSRSFGSVQAAAHRAWRDRLGAIRVGGGSDTDRTTFYTALYHALLHPNVISDADRRYRGSDDKIHAVGRGHRAQYGTFSGWDVYRSQVQLLTLLSPDTGSDIAQSLLELARQNGGVWDRWLHGASGTHVMNGDPSPTALAGIRAFGGTGFDLRGALKSLVKAATVPTEQDLSSSGKPVLSAGQRPSLDKYLQQHYMPSVSNAWGGAAETLEMSGADFALSQLATAAGEKGTAADFAERSQWWQNNFNIAADRTGGYIANRKADGSWVTGFTPATGNGFVEGTAAQYTWMVQHNPAGLFAAMGGRDKALDRLDTFFHNADGSWAFTGSGGDKSELDNEPSINVPYLYDYVGAPYKAQETVRAAMGKLWSTQPGGIPGNDDLGEMSSWYVFSALGMYPQVPSRAELVLSSPLFSRVTIERPGGNDIEIRAAGAAADAPYVQSLKVNGRTSGRPWLPASFVRDGGTLDYTLSGTPNRSWGSDPAAAPPSFRDGEQPYQIGVGPTAATLAPGGSTRIDIRALALSGGTGPEVRFHVDTPDGVTATPADGTVTDGSRSITLTAGDAARQGFYDVKVTVTSGGTSYQQPVALTVAAPGSLLAAYNNTGVSDDAGDHDEADYDGGGWSYSRQALADAGLTPGGQGTVAGLTYTWPDSPAGRPDNAAATGQSIELARPATQLSFIGSAVNGNQRTTATVTYTDGSTDQVDLSFTDWTVGGGGGTVQYGNETVAMAAYRNVAGADKDPVVTYVFATKPFAAPAGKTVKSVKLPDAADLHVFTLAVN; via the coding sequence ATGCGTTTCCGTCCGTCAACCGTCCTGCTCGCCGTCGCCCTGGCGGCCGGCGGGATCACCCCCGCGGTGGCCGCCACCGCCGCGCCGTCCGACGTCGTCCGGGACCCCACCACCTACGTCGATCCGCTCATCGGCACCAAGAACGGCGGCAACGTCTTCCCCGGCGCCGTCGTACCCTTCGGGATGCTCTCCTGGAGCCCGGAGAACACCCGCGGGGACGCCACCCGCACGGCGGCGCCCGGTGGCTACCAGTACGACGCCACCCGCGTCCGGGGCTTCAGCCTCACCCATATGTCCGGCACGGGCTGCGCGGGCGGCAGCGGCGACATCCCCTTCTTCCCGTACGCGGGCGAGGTCACCTCCTCCCCGGCGAGCGACACCAAGGACGCGGTGTACGCCGCCGACTTCGCGCACGCGGACGAGACCGCCGAGCCCGGCCACTACAAGGTCGGTCTCTCCTCCGGCGTCACCGCGGACCTCACGGCGACCGCGCGCACCGGCTCGGGCCGCTTCACCTTCCCGGCGGACAAGCCGGCCTCGCTGCTGATCCGCACCGCCAACTCCGAGGTGGGCTCGACGGCGTCGGACGTGCGCATCGACCCGGCGACCCGGACGGTCTCGGGCTCCGTCACCTCCGGGAACTTCTGCGGCTACCTCGACCCCGAGGGACAACGCGACTACTACACCCTGTACTTCACCGCCCGCTTCGACCGGGCCTTCAAGACCACCGGCACCTGGCAGGACGACCGGCTGAGCCCGGGATCCACCACGGCGAGCGGCGGTACCGGCGGCTTCTCGGACGGCGGGCGTCCCGCCACGGGCAAGGGAGCCGGCGGCTACGTGCAGTTCGCCCCCGGAACCGGCCCGGTGAACGTCAAGGTCGGTATCTCGTACGTCAGCCAGGCAGGCGCCGCCGCCAACCTCAAGGCCGAGAACCCGCCGTCCCGTTCCTTCGGGTCGGTCCAGGCGGCCGCCCACCGCGCCTGGCGCGACCGGCTCGGCGCGATCCGGGTCGGCGGCGGCAGCGACACCGACCGCACCACCTTCTACACCGCGCTCTACCACGCCCTCCTGCATCCCAACGTCATCAGTGACGCCGACCGCAGATACCGGGGGAGCGACGACAAGATCCATGCCGTCGGCCGCGGCCACCGGGCGCAGTACGGCACCTTCTCCGGCTGGGACGTCTACCGCTCGCAGGTCCAGCTGCTCACCCTCCTCAGCCCGGACACCGGCTCCGACATTGCTCAGTCGCTGCTCGAACTGGCCCGGCAGAACGGGGGAGTCTGGGACCGCTGGCTGCACGGCGCGAGCGGCACCCACGTCATGAACGGCGACCCCTCACCGACCGCGCTCGCGGGCATCCGGGCCTTCGGCGGCACCGGCTTCGATCTGCGGGGCGCGCTGAAGTCGCTGGTGAAGGCGGCGACCGTGCCGACCGAGCAGGACCTGTCCTCGTCGGGCAAGCCCGTCCTGTCCGCGGGGCAGCGGCCGTCGCTCGACAAGTACCTCCAGCAGCACTACATGCCGTCCGTGTCCAACGCCTGGGGCGGCGCCGCCGAGACCCTGGAGATGTCCGGCGCGGACTTCGCGCTCTCGCAACTGGCCACGGCGGCGGGGGAGAAGGGGACGGCCGCGGACTTCGCCGAGCGCTCCCAGTGGTGGCAGAACAACTTCAACATCGCGGCCGACCGGACCGGCGGCTACATCGCCAACCGCAAGGCGGACGGCAGCTGGGTCACCGGCTTCACCCCCGCCACGGGCAACGGCTTCGTCGAGGGCACGGCGGCCCAGTACACCTGGATGGTCCAGCACAACCCGGCCGGGCTCTTCGCGGCCATGGGCGGCCGGGACAAGGCGCTCGACCGCCTCGACACGTTCTTCCACAACGCCGACGGCAGCTGGGCGTTCACGGGCAGCGGCGGCGACAAGTCGGAGCTGGACAACGAGCCGTCGATCAACGTCCCCTACCTGTACGACTACGTGGGCGCCCCCTACAAGGCACAGGAGACCGTCCGCGCGGCGATGGGCAAGCTGTGGTCGACGCAGCCCGGCGGCATCCCCGGCAACGACGACCTCGGCGAGATGTCGTCCTGGTACGTCTTCTCCGCGCTCGGCATGTACCCGCAAGTCCCCTCCCGTGCCGAACTCGTCCTCTCCTCACCCCTGTTCAGCCGCGTCACGATCGAGCGTCCGGGCGGCAACGACATCGAGATCCGGGCGGCAGGCGCGGCGGCGGACGCACCGTACGTCCAGTCGCTGAAGGTCAACGGCCGGACCAGCGGGCGCCCTTGGCTCCCCGCCTCCTTCGTCCGTGACGGCGGCACACTCGACTACACGCTCTCCGGCACCCCGAACCGCAGCTGGGGCAGCGACCCCGCCGCCGCTCCGCCGTCCTTCCGCGACGGTGAGCAGCCTTACCAGATCGGCGTCGGCCCGACCGCGGCGACGCTCGCGCCCGGCGGCAGTACGCGGATCGACATCCGCGCGCTGGCGCTGAGCGGTGGCACGGGCCCCGAGGTCCGCTTCCACGTGGACACACCGGACGGAGTGACCGCGACCCCCGCGGACGGAACCGTGACCGACGGCTCCCGCTCGATCACCCTGACCGCGGGCGACGCGGCCCGGCAGGGCTTCTACGACGTCAAGGTCACCGTGACGTCCGGCGGCACCTCGTACCAGCAGCCGGTGGCGCTGACCGTCGCGGCTCCCGGATCCCTCCTGGCCGCCTACAACAACACCGGTGTCTCGGACGACGCCGGCGACCACGACGAGGCCGACTACGACGGCGGCGGCTGGAGCTACTCCCGGCAGGCCCTCGCGGACGCGGGCCTGACCCCGGGCGGCCAGGGCACCGTGGCCGGGCTCACCTACACCTGGCCCGACTCGCCCGCGGGCCGCCCCGACAACGCCGCAGCGACCGGCCAGAGCATCGAACTCGCCCGTCCGGCCACACAGTTGTCCTTCATCGGCAGCGCGGTGAACGGAAACCAGCGGACCACGGCCACCGTCACCTACACCGACGGCAGCACCGACCAGGTCGACCTCTCCTTCACCGACTGGACGGTCGGCGGCGGGGGCGGCACCGTCCAGTACGGCAACGAGACCGTCGCCATGGCCGCGTACCGCAATGTCGCGGGCGCGGACAAGGACCCCGTCGTCACCTATGTCTTCGCGACGAAGCCCTTCGCGGCTCCGGCCGGCAAGACCGTCAAGAGCGTGAAGCTGCCCGACGCCGCGGATCTGCACGTCTTCACCCTCGCCGTGAACTGA
- a CDS encoding GH92 family glycosyl hydrolase codes for MGVAALSLIVASQGTAVALPAQAVSADRQFASSFESGDPAPDWINTVDTGPDGKKRSSGVDGGYSTGIPGNVTDHVTDVRASDENAGSGEVKENLVDGESSSKWLTFAPTGWAEFDLDAPVKVVTYALTSANDHDERDPSDWTLQGSTDGKDWKTLDTRSDQSFGERFQTKSYDIASPVEYQHFRLDITKNHSGDILQLADVQFSTGGTDDPTPKDMLSLVDRGPSGSPTAKAGAGFTGKRALRYAGTHQADGRAYSYNKVFDVNVAVGRDTELAYRIFPSMADGDRDYDATNVSVDLAFTDGTYLSGLNPVDQHGFALTPQGQGAAKILYVNQWNDVTSRIGSVAAGKTVDRILLAYDSPKGPAKFRGWLDDVALRTVAPEKPKAHLSDYALTTRGTNSSGGFSRGNNFPATAVPHGFNFWTPVTNAGSLSWLYDYARANNADNLPTIQAFSASHEPSPWMGDRQTFQVMPSAASGTPDTSRTARELAFRHENETARPYYYGVTFENGLKAEMAPTDHAAALRFTYPGADAGVIFDNVTEQAGLTLDKENGVVTGYSDVKSGLSTGATRLFVYGAFDAPVTDGSSSGVKGYLKFKPGADHSVTLRLATSLISVDQAKDNLRQEIPDGTSFGTVKARAQKQWDGLLGKVEVQGATPDQLTTLYSSMYRLYLYPNSGFEKVGSKYQYASPFSAMPGPDTPTHTGAKIVDGKVYVNNGFWDTYRTTWPAYSLLTPGQAGEMVDGFVQQYKDGGWTSRWSSPGYADLMTGTSSDVAFADAYVKGVHFDAAAAYDAAVKNATVVPPASGVGRKGMTTSPFLGYTSTATGEGFSWAMEGYVNDYGIAKMGEALYKKTGKKRYKEESAYFLNRAQDYVNLFDKKAGFFQGRDAQGDWRVDSAKYDPRVWGYDYTETNGWGYAFTAPQDSRGLANLYGGQDALGQKLDTYFATPETASQDVVGSYGGVIHEMTEARDVRMGMYGHSNQVAHHVTYMYDAAGQPWKTQKDVREVLSRLYSGSEIGQGYHGDEDNGEQSAWYLFSSLGFYPLVMGSGEYAIGSPLFTKATVHLENGRDLVVKAPRNSAKNVYVQGVRFNGKKWNSTSLPHSLISRGGVLEFDMGAKPSSWGSGRNAAPVSITKDDKVPAPRVDVLTGEGALFDNTSATDATVTTVDLPTAASAKGVQYTLTSSGDHTKAPAGWVLQGSSDGTKWTDLDRRSGESFAWDKQTRAFSVTHPGSYAHYRLVLDGAATLAEVELLA; via the coding sequence ATGGGGGTGGCAGCGCTTTCTCTGATCGTGGCCTCGCAGGGCACCGCGGTTGCCCTTCCGGCCCAAGCGGTCTCCGCCGACCGGCAGTTCGCCTCCTCATTCGAATCGGGCGATCCCGCGCCGGACTGGATCAATACCGTAGACACGGGACCTGACGGAAAAAAGCGGTCGTCGGGTGTCGACGGCGGTTACAGCACGGGCATCCCCGGCAACGTCACCGACCACGTCACGGACGTTCGCGCCAGCGACGAGAACGCGGGCTCCGGCGAGGTCAAGGAGAACCTCGTCGACGGCGAGTCGAGCAGCAAGTGGCTGACCTTCGCGCCGACCGGCTGGGCGGAGTTCGACCTCGACGCCCCCGTGAAGGTGGTCACCTACGCGCTCACGTCGGCCAACGACCACGACGAGCGCGACCCCAGCGACTGGACGCTGCAGGGCTCCACGGACGGCAAGGACTGGAAGACCCTCGACACCCGCTCGGACCAGTCGTTCGGCGAGCGCTTCCAGACCAAGTCGTACGACATCGCGAGCCCCGTGGAGTACCAGCACTTCCGGCTCGACATCACGAAGAACCACAGCGGGGACATCCTCCAGCTCGCCGACGTCCAGTTCTCCACCGGCGGCACCGACGACCCGACCCCCAAGGACATGCTCTCGCTGGTGGACCGCGGGCCGAGCGGCTCCCCCACCGCGAAGGCGGGCGCCGGCTTCACCGGCAAGCGGGCCCTGCGCTACGCGGGTACGCACCAGGCGGACGGCCGGGCGTACTCGTACAACAAGGTCTTCGACGTGAACGTGGCCGTCGGGCGCGACACCGAACTGGCGTACCGGATCTTCCCGTCGATGGCGGACGGTGACCGGGACTACGACGCCACGAACGTGTCGGTGGACCTGGCGTTCACGGACGGCACCTATCTGAGCGGCCTGAACCCGGTCGACCAGCACGGGTTCGCGCTCACGCCGCAGGGGCAGGGCGCCGCCAAGATCCTTTACGTCAACCAGTGGAACGACGTCACCTCGCGGATCGGTTCCGTCGCCGCCGGGAAGACGGTCGACCGGATCCTGCTCGCGTACGACTCCCCGAAGGGCCCGGCGAAGTTCCGGGGCTGGCTGGACGACGTCGCGCTGAGGACCGTCGCGCCCGAGAAGCCCAAGGCGCACCTGTCGGACTACGCGCTGACCACCCGCGGCACCAACTCCAGCGGCGGATTCTCGCGCGGCAACAACTTCCCGGCGACGGCCGTGCCGCACGGCTTCAACTTCTGGACCCCGGTGACCAACGCGGGTTCGCTGAGCTGGCTGTACGACTACGCACGTGCGAACAACGCGGACAACCTGCCGACCATCCAGGCGTTCAGCGCCAGCCATGAGCCGAGCCCGTGGATGGGCGACCGGCAGACCTTCCAGGTGATGCCCTCGGCCGCGTCCGGCACCCCGGACACCTCGCGCACCGCCCGCGAGCTGGCCTTCAGGCACGAGAACGAGACCGCGCGCCCGTACTACTACGGGGTGACCTTCGAGAACGGTCTCAAGGCGGAGATGGCCCCGACGGACCACGCGGCGGCTCTGCGCTTCACCTACCCGGGCGCGGACGCCGGCGTGATCTTCGACAACGTGACCGAGCAGGCGGGGCTGACCCTCGACAAGGAGAACGGGGTGGTCACCGGCTACTCCGACGTGAAGTCGGGGCTGTCGACGGGCGCGACACGGCTCTTCGTGTACGGGGCCTTCGACGCGCCGGTGACGGACGGCTCGTCGTCCGGGGTCAAGGGCTACCTGAAGTTCAAGCCCGGCGCCGACCACAGTGTCACGCTGCGTCTGGCCACCTCGCTCATCAGCGTCGACCAGGCCAAGGACAACCTGCGCCAGGAGATCCCCGACGGCACGTCCTTCGGCACCGTCAAGGCACGGGCCCAGAAGCAGTGGGACGGGCTGCTGGGCAAGGTCGAGGTCCAGGGCGCCACGCCGGACCAGCTCACGACGCTGTACTCCAGCATGTACCGGCTCTACCTGTACCCCAACTCAGGTTTCGAGAAGGTCGGTTCGAAGTACCAGTACGCGTCGCCGTTCTCCGCGATGCCGGGCCCGGACACCCCGACCCACACCGGCGCGAAGATCGTCGACGGCAAGGTGTACGTCAACAACGGCTTCTGGGACACCTACCGGACGACCTGGCCGGCGTACTCACTCCTGACGCCCGGCCAGGCGGGTGAGATGGTCGACGGGTTCGTGCAGCAGTACAAGGACGGCGGCTGGACCTCGCGCTGGTCCTCCCCCGGGTACGCGGACCTGATGACCGGCACCTCCTCCGACGTGGCGTTCGCGGACGCGTACGTGAAGGGTGTGCACTTCGACGCGGCGGCGGCCTACGACGCGGCGGTGAAGAACGCGACGGTCGTCCCGCCGGCGTCCGGTGTGGGCCGCAAGGGCATGACGACCTCCCCCTTCCTCGGCTACACGTCCACCGCGACGGGTGAGGGCTTCTCCTGGGCCATGGAGGGCTACGTCAACGACTACGGCATCGCCAAGATGGGCGAGGCCCTCTACAAGAAGACCGGCAAGAAGCGCTACAAGGAGGAGTCCGCGTACTTCCTCAACCGCGCCCAGGACTACGTGAACCTCTTCGACAAGAAGGCCGGGTTCTTCCAGGGCCGTGACGCGCAGGGCGACTGGCGCGTCGACTCGGCGAAGTACGACCCGCGCGTGTGGGGGTACGACTACACCGAGACGAACGGCTGGGGGTACGCGTTCACCGCGCCCCAGGACTCGCGGGGCCTGGCCAATCTGTACGGCGGCCAGGACGCGCTGGGCCAGAAGCTCGACACGTACTTCGCCACTCCCGAGACGGCCTCGCAGGACGTCGTGGGTTCCTACGGCGGGGTCATCCACGAGATGACCGAGGCCCGCGACGTACGGATGGGCATGTACGGGCACTCCAACCAGGTGGCCCACCACGTCACCTACATGTACGACGCGGCCGGCCAGCCGTGGAAGACGCAGAAGGACGTCCGCGAGGTCCTCTCCCGGCTCTACAGCGGCAGTGAGATAGGGCAGGGCTACCACGGCGACGAGGACAACGGCGAGCAGTCGGCCTGGTACCTCTTCTCCTCGCTCGGCTTCTATCCGCTGGTGATGGGCAGTGGCGAATACGCCATCGGCTCACCGCTGTTCACCAAGGCGACGGTCCACCTCGAGAACGGCCGGGACCTGGTCGTCAAGGCGCCCAGGAACAGTGCGAAGAACGTGTACGTGCAGGGCGTGCGTTTCAACGGCAAGAAGTGGAACTCCACCTCGCTCCCGCACTCGCTCATCTCCCGTGGCGGAGTGCTGGAGTTCGACATGGGCGCCAAGCCGTCCTCGTGGGGCAGCGGCAGGAACGCGGCGCCCGTGTCGATCACGAAGGACGACAAGGTGCCAGCGCCACGGGTGGACGTCCTGACGGGTGAGGGGGCGCTCTTCGACAACACCTCCGCGACGGACGCCACCGTCACGACGGTGGACCTGCCGACGGCCGCCTCCGCCAAGGGCGTCCAGTACACCCTGACGTCGTCAGGGGACCACACGAAGGCTCCGGCCGGCTGGGTCCTTCAGGGCTCGTCCGACGGCACCAAGTGGACCGACCTGGACCGGCGCTCCGGCGAGTCCTTCGCGTGGGACAAGCAGACCCGGGCGTTCTCGGTGACGCACCCGGGCTCGTACGCGCACTACCGTCTGGTCCTCGACGGCGCGGCGACGCTCGCGGAGGTGGAGCTGCTGGCCTGA
- the ngcE gene encoding N-acetylglucosamine/diacetylchitobiose ABC transporter substrate-binding protein, protein MGSTSADNGNNEGFGRRDLIKRSAALGLISVPTMSFLSACASSDSGSDDKAKAGKKTTKNPLGVNETAPLSVVIFDGGFGTKYATDANAQYKAAHPKAKINFHATQKIQSELQPKFNGGTPPDLIDNSGAQQMDMGVLVGKKQLTDLTPLLDAPSVDDPSKKVRDTLRPGIVEMGQFDGSPVWIMYYAYTVYGVWYSQTALDKLDSTYPEDWDAMLALCEKAKKKGIAGWTYAGKYPYYLPFSLYPFIAKIGGREVLDRIDNLEPNAWKDPAVKSAFEAYYELYKKGYILKGTPGIDHIQSQTAWAKGKALFIPNGSWVENESANVIPKDFNLAVSAPSGLDSSDKLPFGTIWASGGEPFIVPAKASNPQGGMEQLRIMLSEASSKNFTGQVKSLTAYNGGTDGVALTPGLKSGVAALEKAGTNVVNPRLQDWYVKLQKEQIGVSGLGEMMAGRLTPAEAIKKIQGYADAAAKDQSIKHYKHQ, encoded by the coding sequence ATGGGATCCACTTCCGCCGATAACGGCAACAACGAGGGTTTCGGACGCCGTGACCTGATCAAGAGGTCCGCAGCGCTCGGCCTGATTTCCGTACCGACGATGAGCTTCTTGTCCGCTTGCGCGAGCAGCGACAGCGGTTCCGATGACAAGGCCAAGGCCGGCAAGAAGACCACGAAGAACCCGCTGGGCGTCAACGAGACGGCCCCGCTCTCCGTCGTCATCTTCGACGGCGGATTCGGTACGAAGTACGCGACCGACGCCAACGCCCAGTACAAGGCGGCGCACCCCAAGGCCAAGATCAATTTCCATGCGACCCAGAAGATCCAGTCCGAACTGCAGCCCAAGTTCAACGGTGGCACCCCGCCGGACCTGATCGACAACTCCGGTGCCCAGCAGATGGACATGGGCGTGCTCGTCGGTAAGAAGCAGCTCACCGACCTGACCCCGCTCCTCGACGCGCCCTCCGTCGACGACCCCTCGAAGAAGGTCCGCGACACGCTGCGCCCCGGCATCGTCGAGATGGGCCAGTTCGACGGTTCGCCGGTGTGGATCATGTACTACGCGTACACCGTCTACGGCGTCTGGTACTCGCAGACCGCCCTTGACAAGCTCGACTCGACGTACCCCGAGGACTGGGACGCGATGCTCGCGCTGTGCGAGAAGGCGAAGAAGAAGGGCATCGCCGGCTGGACGTACGCGGGCAAGTATCCGTACTACCTGCCGTTCTCGCTCTACCCCTTCATCGCCAAGATCGGCGGCCGTGAGGTTCTCGACAGGATCGACAACCTGGAGCCCAACGCCTGGAAGGACCCGGCCGTCAAGTCCGCGTTCGAGGCGTACTACGAGCTCTACAAGAAGGGCTACATCCTCAAGGGCACCCCGGGCATCGACCACATCCAGTCACAGACCGCCTGGGCCAAGGGCAAGGCGCTCTTCATCCCGAACGGCTCCTGGGTGGAGAACGAGTCCGCGAACGTCATCCCGAAGGACTTCAACCTGGCCGTCAGCGCTCCGTCCGGCCTCGACAGCTCCGACAAGCTGCCGTTCGGCACCATCTGGGCCTCCGGCGGCGAGCCGTTCATCGTGCCGGCCAAGGCGAGCAACCCCCAGGGCGGCATGGAGCAGTTGCGCATCATGCTCAGCGAGGCCTCGTCGAAGAACTTCACCGGTCAGGTGAAGTCGCTGACCGCCTACAACGGCGGCACCGACGGCGTCGCCCTGACCCCGGGCCTCAAGTCCGGTGTCGCGGCCCTGGAGAAGGCCGGGACCAATGTGGTCAACCCGCGGCTGCAGGACTGGTACGTGAAGCTTCAGAAGGAGCAGATCGGTGTTTCCGGTCTCGGCGAGATGATGGCAGGGCGGCTGACCCCGGCCGAGGCCATCAAGAAGATCCAGGGCTACGCGGACGCGGCGGCCAAGGACCAGTCCATCAAGCACTACAAGCACCAGTAG
- a CDS encoding carbohydrate ABC transporter permease: MQHGKYRFIVGFLVAPLALYAIFVIWPFVQAIYYSFTDWTGLSPDFKMVGFANYTRMLHDDIFWKSLQHSLVFALLLPLVTLGLALFFAFMLNVGGRRRKGAAITGVRGSGFYKIAYFFPQVLSIAIVSLLFQFAYNPNDGVINGTLKAIGLGSVQPDWLGDPDLALWCVMAVLLWSTVGFFVVLFSAGMASIPKDFYEAALLDGASRATTFFKITLPLLWDTVQSGWVYMGILALGAEAFAAVQIMTVGPGGPDYSTTVLPLYVYQSAFRDANAAYATTIGVALLIVTLLFAAVVMRLGRRERLEF; encoded by the coding sequence ATGCAACACGGCAAGTACCGGTTCATCGTGGGGTTCTTGGTGGCCCCCTTGGCGTTGTACGCGATCTTCGTGATCTGGCCCTTCGTCCAGGCCATCTACTACTCGTTCACGGACTGGACCGGTCTGAGCCCCGACTTCAAGATGGTCGGTTTCGCCAACTACACCAGAATGCTGCACGACGACATCTTCTGGAAGTCGTTGCAGCACAGTCTGGTGTTCGCGCTGCTGCTGCCGCTGGTGACGCTGGGCCTCGCGCTCTTCTTCGCCTTCATGCTCAATGTCGGTGGGCGGCGCCGAAAGGGCGCCGCTATCACCGGGGTGCGCGGTTCGGGTTTCTACAAAATCGCGTATTTCTTCCCGCAGGTGCTGTCGATCGCGATCGTTTCCCTGCTTTTCCAGTTCGCCTACAACCCCAACGACGGTGTCATCAACGGGACGTTGAAGGCCATCGGCCTCGGCAGTGTCCAGCCGGACTGGCTGGGCGACCCGGACCTCGCCCTGTGGTGTGTGATGGCGGTACTGCTGTGGAGCACGGTGGGGTTCTTCGTCGTGCTGTTCTCGGCGGGCATGGCGTCGATTCCGAAGGACTTCTACGAGGCCGCGCTGCTCGACGGCGCGAGCCGCGCGACCACCTTCTTCAAGATCACCCTTCCGCTGCTCTGGGACACCGTGCAGTCGGGATGGGTGTACATGGGGATCCTCGCGCTCGGCGCTGAGGCGTTCGCCGCCGTGCAGATCATGACCGTGGGTCCCGGCGGCCCCGACTACTCGACCACGGTCCTTCCGCTGTACGTGTACCAATCGGCGTTCCGTGACGCGAACGCCGCCTACGCCACCACGATCGGTGTCGCGCTCCTCATCGTCACGCTGCTGTTCGCGGCGGTCGTGATGCGACTGGGCCGGCGCGAGCGGTTGGAGTTCTAG